Proteins encoded in a region of the Limanda limanda chromosome 17, fLimLim1.1, whole genome shotgun sequence genome:
- the zgc:161969 gene encoding uncharacterized protein zgc:161969 yields the protein MDADQQESSGESKSAMHTWRFRHHFTYKADQGKNIIVQCNLCLPRVNLLSTSKTSTSNLKKHLDRTHLGCEACPDVKRGRKKEEHNGEESRHCQLKKLKAEIISKYTTQAKVDELIYDFIVEDCLSFYVLEQPGFMKLISGLTEGLKSMDRVTLFTKVDQSYSRMREELMTRLGSTQYVCTTADVWTANNRSFFGMTCHWIDSVSLERKSAALGFARLQGKITYDTVAGRIHDIHVAFNIESKVQITVTDNGSPFMSVFKEFAPDSQDSDDDIGFYENVSSVLEGEPEKGTFLFLPTVQRCASHTLEQIVAQDFWQAVSQGPMCQLHYNTMAKVFSIFSKCHHLQVGMDAAEEIGKMALVVPSVIRWNVEYCAVQKIVSLTERELTELCARLEVPRMQPEEMAFLKEYVTVFHPLAFALELFQAEQKCYLGLVIPTVLSLKNKLNEQKDTTTYFGEVINAIAMAIDVRFLELFASTEAKIATATTPQFRLWWMAASEREEMCSVLATEASQMDPCSVTEESPSRDPSTIKSEDDFFSYGSVKPYAQTQQRGVMEEIRKYIEGTGKSLECLQDFPRVKQLFLKYNTTLPSTAPVQRLFSQKGNLVTSQRNFLTDDYFERIQLLRYNSNLLSLTIE from the exons ATGGACGCGGATCAGCAGGAGAGCAGCGGGGAGAGCAAGTCGGCCATGCACACTTGGCGCTTTCGCCACCATTTCACGTACAAGGCAGACCAGGGAAAGAATATCATCGTGCAGTGTAACCTGTGTCTGCCGAGGGTCAACCTGCTGTCCACGTCCAAGACCTCCACGTCCAACCTCAAGAAGCATTTAGAC agAACACACTTGGGCTGCGAAGCCTGTCCTGACGtcaagagggggaggaagaaggaggaacaCAACGGCGAGGAGAGCAGGCACTGCCAGCTCAAGAAGCTCAAGGCGGAGATCATCTCCAAGTACACCACCCAGGCCAAGGTGGACGAACTCATCTACGACTTCATCGTGGAGGACTGCCTGTCGTTCTACGTGCTGGAGCAGCCGGGCTTCATGAAGCTGATCTCAGGCCTGACTGAAGGGCTGAAGTCCATGGACAGGGTGACCTTGTTTACAAAGGTGGACCAGAGCTACTCCAGGATGCGGGAGGAGCTCATGACCCGACTCGGCAGCACCCAGTACGTGTGCACCACGGCTGACGTGTGGACAGCCAACAACAGGAGCTTCTTCGGGATGACCTGCCACTGGATCGACAGCGTCTCTCTGGAGAGGAAGTCTGCCGCTCTGGGGTTCGCCCGGCTGCAGGGCAAGATCACGTACGACACCGTCGCCGGGCGCATCCACGACATCCACGTGGCCTTCAACATCGAGAGCAAAGTGCAGATCACGGTCACGGACAACGGCAGCCCCTTCATGAGCGTCTTCAAAGAGTTCGCACCGGACAGCCAGGACAGCGACGATGACATTGGGTTCTATGAGAACGTGAGCTCTGTGCTGGAGGGCGAGCCGGAGAAGGGCACCTTCCTGTTCCTGCCCACGGTGCAGCGCTGCGCCTCACACACCCTGGAGCAGATCGTTGCCCAGGACTTCTGGCAGGCGGTGTCCCAGGGGCCCATGTGCCAGCTCCACTACAACACCATGGCCAAGGTGTTTTCCATATTTAGCAAATGTCACCATCTCCAGGTGGGCATGGACGCAGCGGAGGAGATAGGGAAGATGGCGCTCGTTGTCCCTTCTGTGATCCGCTGGAACGTGGAGTACTGTGCCGTGCAGAAGATCGTCTCTCTCACCGAGCGCGAGCTGACGGAGCTGTGCGCCCGCCTGGAGGTGCCGCGCATGCAGCCGGAGGAGATGGCCTTCCTGAAAGAGTACGTGACGGTTTTCCACCCGCTCGCTTTTGCACTGGAACTTTTTCAAGCCGAGCAGAAATGTTACCTGGGCCTGGTCATCCCGACCGTGCTCAGCCTGAAGAACAAGCTGAACGAGCAGAAAGACACGACGACCTACTTCGGCGAAGTCATCAACGCCATTGCGATGGCTATCGACGTGCGGTTCCTGGAGCTGTTCGCCAGCACGGAAGCGAAGATCGCAACAGCGACCACGCCGCAGTTCCGCCTGTGGTGGATGGCTGCGTCCGAGCGGGAGGAGATGTGCTCCGTGTTGGCCACGGAGGCGTCGCAGATGGATCCCTGCTCCGTGACCGAGGAGAGCCCCAGCCGGGACCCGTCCACCATCAAGTCGGAGGATGACTTCTTCAGCTACGGCTCCGTGAAGCCCTACGCGCAGACCCAGCAGCGGGGGGTGATGGAGGAGATCCGCAAGTACATCGAAGGAACCGGGAAGAGCCTGGAGTGCCTGCAGGACTTCCCCCGAGTGAAGCAGCTCTTCCTCAAGTACAACACCACGCTGCCGTCCACGGCGCCCGTCCAGCGTCTCTTCAGCCAGAAAGGAAACCTGGTCACGTCGCAGAGGAACTTTCTGACCGACGACTACTTTGAGCGCATTCAACTTTTGAGATACAACAGCAACTTGCTCTCTTTAACCATAGAGTGA